A region from the Halomarina litorea genome encodes:
- a CDS encoding TspO/MBR family protein, with product MESITRGLPRERPLLTLAAAVLVCELVGITGAVFTATGVESWYTTLERPELAPPNWVFGPVWTTLYALMGVAAWLVWREGRGRELQVALGLFGVQLALNFAWSFVFFGAQEILWALVVIVALLAAIVATMGAFWRIDRRAALLLVPYLAWVSFATYLNYAFWVLN from the coding sequence ATGGAATCCATCACTCGGGGGCTCCCCCGGGAGCGACCGCTGCTCACGCTCGCCGCCGCCGTCCTCGTCTGTGAACTCGTCGGCATCACGGGCGCGGTGTTCACCGCCACGGGCGTCGAGTCGTGGTACACCACGCTCGAACGACCCGAACTCGCCCCGCCGAACTGGGTATTCGGTCCGGTGTGGACCACCCTCTACGCGCTGATGGGCGTGGCGGCGTGGCTGGTCTGGCGTGAGGGCCGCGGGCGAGAACTCCAGGTCGCGCTGGGCCTGTTCGGCGTCCAGCTGGCCCTCAACTTCGCGTGGTCGTTCGTCTTCTTCGGCGCGCAGGAGATCCTCTGGGCGCTGGTCGTCATCGTCGCCCTCCTCGCCGCCATCGTCGCCACGATGGGCGCGTTCTGGCGCATCGACCGCCGCGCGGCGCTCCTGCTGGTCCCCTACCTCGCGTGGGTGAGCTTCGCGACGTACCTCAACTACGCGTTCTGGGTCCTGAACTGA